A region from the Sulfurivermis fontis genome encodes:
- the nifJ gene encoding pyruvate:ferredoxin (flavodoxin) oxidoreductase, with amino-acid sequence MHRMVTIDGNEAAATIAHLTNEVIAIYPITPASPMGEHADEWSAQGRRNLWGTVPSVIEMQSEGGAAGALHGALQAGALCTTFTASQGLLLMIPNMYKIAGELTPMVLHVAARSLAAQALSIFCDHSDVMATRGTGFAMLCANSVQEVMDMALIAQAATLEARVPILHFFDGFRTSHEVAKIEAIDRSVVRALISDELVQAHRARALNPEHPVLRGSSQNPDVYFQGRESVNGWYQQMPVIVQSVMNRFAELTGRQYHLFDYVGAADAERVIVLMGSGAEAAHETVEHLLAHGEKVGLLKVRLYRPFDPTALLAALPASARRIAVLDRTKEPGADGEPLYKDVLAAVAQSYAAGQSRFAALPRIVGGRYGLSSKEFTPGMIKAVFDELQKEQPRNGFTVGINDDVTHTSLDWDASFRTDAARAVNCALFYGLGSDGTVSANKNTIKIIGEATDLHAQGYFVYDSKKSGAVTVSHLRFGKQPIRSSYLIGDNEAQFIGCHQTVFLERYDMLDKAAPNAVFLLNTSAAPDAAWNTLPRRMQQQIIDKNIRFFVIDAYKVAQDAGMRQRINTIMQTCHFAISGLLPREEAIKAIKEAVDKTYGKKGQKVVELNYRAIDAAIANLHEVAVPGKVTSVFERPPVVAANAPEFVQKVTAVMMAGRGDELPVSAISADGTWPTGTTRWEKRNIALEIPVWDEKLCIACGKCPFVCPHAAIRSKLFDPAQAKDAPPTFKHQPLKGKEFPEGAHIVYQVAPEDCTGCGLCVDICPVKDKENPGRRALNMAPQPPLREQERANFEYFLRLPEFDRREVRNTVIKSAMLLQPLFEFSGACSGCGETPYLRLASQLFGDRMLVANATGCSSIYGGNLPTTPWAQDANGRGPAWSNSLFEDNAEFGLGMRVAIDKQREYAVELLKALAAHIGDDLVTALLSAAQDDEAGIHAQREHVAALRERLQKIDRPEARQLEALADTLVKKSVWIVGGDGWAYDIGFGGLDHVLASGRDVNILVLDTEVYSNTGGQTSKATPRGAVAKFSAGGKPTPKKDLAMIAMAYGNVYVAQVAYGAKDVQTLKAFLEAESYPGVSLIIAYSPCTAWGTDMLQNHAMQDRAVRSGHWPLFRYDPRRLSQQENPLQLDSKEPSIAYREFVSQETRFSMLWRSHPEAAEQFLGQAQKHALSNYQHYRQLAELSYAQPGDIKTDKAKE; translated from the coding sequence ATGCACCGTATGGTCACCATCGACGGCAACGAAGCTGCCGCCACCATTGCCCATCTCACCAACGAAGTCATCGCCATCTACCCCATCACCCCCGCCTCGCCCATGGGCGAGCACGCCGACGAATGGTCGGCGCAAGGGCGCAGGAATCTGTGGGGCACCGTCCCCTCGGTAATTGAAATGCAGAGCGAGGGCGGCGCCGCCGGTGCGCTGCACGGCGCCCTGCAGGCCGGCGCGCTGTGCACCACCTTCACCGCCTCGCAGGGCCTGCTGCTGATGATCCCCAACATGTACAAGATCGCCGGCGAGCTGACGCCGATGGTGCTGCACGTGGCGGCGCGCTCGCTGGCGGCGCAGGCGCTGTCCATCTTCTGCGACCACTCCGACGTGATGGCCACCCGCGGCACCGGCTTTGCCATGCTGTGCGCCAACTCCGTGCAGGAGGTCATGGATATGGCGCTCATTGCCCAGGCCGCAACGCTGGAGGCGCGCGTGCCGATCCTGCATTTCTTCGACGGCTTCCGCACCTCGCACGAGGTAGCGAAGATCGAGGCCATCGATCGCAGCGTGGTGCGCGCGCTGATCAGCGACGAACTGGTGCAGGCGCACCGCGCCCGCGCCCTCAACCCGGAGCATCCGGTGCTGCGCGGCAGCTCGCAGAACCCGGACGTGTATTTCCAGGGCCGCGAGAGCGTCAACGGCTGGTATCAGCAGATGCCCGTCATCGTACAATCGGTAATGAACCGTTTTGCCGAACTCACCGGCCGCCAGTATCACCTGTTCGACTACGTCGGCGCCGCCGACGCCGAGCGGGTCATCGTGCTGATGGGCTCCGGCGCCGAGGCGGCGCACGAGACCGTCGAGCATCTGCTGGCCCATGGCGAAAAGGTCGGCCTGCTCAAGGTGCGCCTGTACCGTCCCTTCGACCCCACCGCCCTGCTCGCCGCCCTGCCCGCCAGCGCGCGGCGCATCGCGGTGCTCGATCGCACCAAGGAGCCGGGGGCCGACGGCGAGCCGCTGTACAAGGACGTGCTCGCCGCGGTGGCGCAGTCCTATGCCGCCGGGCAATCGCGCTTCGCCGCCCTGCCGCGCATCGTCGGCGGCCGCTACGGCCTGTCCTCCAAGGAGTTCACGCCCGGCATGATCAAGGCGGTGTTCGACGAGCTGCAAAAGGAGCAGCCGCGCAACGGCTTCACCGTCGGCATCAACGACGATGTCACCCACACCAGCCTGGACTGGGACGCCTCCTTCCGCACCGACGCCGCACGTGCGGTGAACTGCGCGTTGTTCTACGGCCTCGGCTCCGACGGTACCGTGAGCGCCAACAAGAACACCATCAAGATCATCGGCGAGGCCACCGACCTGCACGCCCAGGGCTACTTCGTCTACGACTCGAAGAAATCCGGCGCCGTCACCGTCTCGCACCTGCGCTTCGGCAAGCAGCCGATCCGCTCCAGCTACCTCATCGGTGACAACGAGGCGCAGTTCATCGGCTGCCACCAGACCGTATTCCTGGAACGCTACGACATGCTGGACAAGGCGGCCCCCAATGCGGTGTTCCTGCTCAATACCAGCGCCGCGCCCGACGCGGCCTGGAACACCCTGCCGCGCCGCATGCAGCAGCAGATCATCGACAAGAACATCCGCTTCTTCGTCATCGATGCCTACAAGGTGGCGCAGGATGCCGGCATGCGCCAGCGCATCAACACCATCATGCAGACCTGCCACTTCGCCATCTCCGGACTGCTACCGCGCGAGGAGGCCATCAAGGCCATCAAGGAGGCGGTGGACAAGACCTATGGCAAGAAGGGCCAGAAGGTGGTGGAGCTCAACTACCGCGCCATCGACGCCGCCATCGCCAACCTGCACGAGGTGGCCGTGCCGGGCAAGGTCACCTCGGTGTTCGAGCGGCCGCCGGTGGTGGCCGCCAATGCGCCGGAATTCGTGCAGAAGGTAACCGCCGTGATGATGGCCGGGCGTGGCGACGAGCTGCCGGTCTCCGCCATCTCCGCCGACGGCACCTGGCCCACCGGCACCACGCGCTGGGAGAAACGCAACATCGCGCTGGAAATCCCCGTGTGGGACGAGAAGCTGTGCATCGCCTGCGGCAAGTGCCCCTTCGTCTGTCCGCACGCCGCCATCCGCAGCAAGCTGTTCGATCCGGCCCAGGCCAAGGACGCACCGCCCACCTTCAAGCATCAGCCACTCAAGGGCAAGGAGTTCCCGGAAGGCGCGCACATCGTCTATCAGGTGGCGCCGGAGGACTGCACCGGTTGCGGCCTGTGCGTCGACATCTGCCCGGTGAAGGACAAGGAAAATCCAGGCCGCCGCGCCCTAAACATGGCGCCGCAGCCGCCGCTGCGCGAACAGGAACGTGCCAACTTCGAATATTTCCTCCGCCTGCCCGAGTTCGATCGGCGCGAGGTGCGCAACACAGTGATAAAAAGTGCCATGCTGTTGCAGCCGCTGTTCGAGTTCTCCGGCGCCTGCTCCGGCTGCGGCGAAACCCCCTACCTGCGACTCGCCTCACAACTGTTCGGCGATCGCATGCTGGTGGCCAACGCCACCGGCTGCTCCTCCATCTACGGCGGCAACCTGCCCACCACCCCCTGGGCGCAGGATGCCAACGGCCGCGGCCCGGCCTGGAGCAACTCGCTGTTCGAGGACAATGCCGAGTTCGGCCTCGGCATGCGCGTCGCCATCGACAAGCAGCGCGAGTATGCCGTCGAACTGCTCAAGGCGCTGGCCGCCCACATCGGCGACGATCTGGTGACGGCGCTCCTCAGTGCGGCGCAGGACGACGAGGCCGGCATCCACGCGCAGCGCGAACACGTCGCCGCCCTGCGCGAGCGTCTGCAAAAGATCGATCGCCCCGAAGCGCGGCAACTGGAGGCCCTGGCCGACACCCTGGTGAAGAAGAGCGTGTGGATCGTCGGCGGCGACGGCTGGGCCTACGACATCGGCTTCGGCGGCCTCGACCACGTGCTCGCCTCTGGCCGCGACGTCAACATCCTGGTGCTGGACACCGAGGTATACTCCAACACCGGCGGCCAGACCTCCAAGGCGACGCCACGCGGCGCGGTGGCCAAGTTCTCCGCCGGCGGCAAGCCGACGCCGAAGAAGGACCTGGCGATGATCGCCATGGCCTACGGCAACGTCTATGTCGCCCAGGTGGCCTACGGTGCCAAGGACGTGCAAACCCTCAAGGCCTTCCTGGAGGCCGAGTCGTATCCCGGCGTCTCGCTCATCATCGCCTACAGCCCCTGTACTGCCTGGGGTACCGACATGCTGCAGAACCATGCCATGCAGGACCGCGCCGTGCGCAGCGGCCACTGGCCGCTGTTCCGCTACGACCCGCGCCGCCTGTCGCAGCAGGAAAATCCGCTGCAACTGGATTCCAAGGAGCCGTCCATCGCCTACCGCGAATTCGTCAGCCAGGAAACGCGCTTCAGCATGCTGTGGCGCAGCCATCCGGAGGCGGCGGAGCAGTTCCTCGGCCAGGCGCAAAAGCACGCCCTCAGCAACTACCAGCACTACCGCCAGCTGGCGGAACTGAGCTACGCGCAACCGGGCGACATCAAGACTGACAAGGCGAAGGAGTGA
- a CDS encoding diguanylate cyclase: MPRDKQARTLALIFLLFSLAILTTGLVSYGQQAAHLKRVHLDEMEAVAELKVGIITEWLAERRANVASASGNPTIATALAQWKHNGDKTAEEHLLGFLHNFRESYDFASAELLDLDGTRLLGAGDVMPQMSEMRQFAKEAVDTGAVRMVDLHLHKEDGSIRLGHVAPIFVATDTDRRAIGVLFVGLRAESHLYPHIRRWPRPSATGELVLVRREGNEIAFLNPLRHHSDTAFHLRWQVATEELPAAIAIRAGAQPVSMTGIDYRGVRTLFVGRAVPGTSWILIAKMDEAEALAELNQLALTTGGIMALTLAATLAFLSTLWHRQRLTAAEAEATLSRALKASEERYRIFFQNSRLPNLLIDPADGRIIDANKAASTYYGYDIDQLRTMKITAINTLAPEDIRAEMERARSENRNHFNFRHRLASGEIRDVEVYSGPLDIDSQRLLYSIIIDVTDRKRMERELEEMATTDALTGLPNRRHFLTRLEEQLARLDRAVTPCASVMMLDLDHFKKINDTYGHAAGDAVLRHVAKLMRDNIRKIDIPGRIGGEEFAILLPGIGPAEARVTAERLRETIAATPVALDDGESLLLTISIGISEILPTDNRIDAPLTRADAALYRAKESGRNRTVVAEEMG; encoded by the coding sequence ATGCCGCGCGACAAGCAAGCCCGCACCCTGGCCCTGATCTTCCTGCTGTTTAGCCTGGCGATCCTCACCACCGGTTTGGTGAGCTATGGCCAGCAGGCCGCCCATCTCAAGCGGGTCCATCTCGATGAGATGGAGGCAGTGGCGGAGCTTAAGGTCGGCATCATCACCGAATGGCTGGCCGAACGCCGTGCCAATGTCGCCTCGGCCAGCGGCAATCCCACCATCGCCACCGCCCTGGCGCAATGGAAGCACAACGGTGACAAGACCGCGGAGGAGCACCTGCTCGGCTTTCTGCACAATTTCCGTGAGTCCTACGATTTCGCCAGCGCCGAATTGCTTGATCTGGACGGCACCCGCCTGCTCGGCGCAGGCGATGTCATGCCGCAAATGTCGGAAATGCGCCAATTCGCCAAGGAAGCGGTGGACACCGGCGCGGTCAGGATGGTCGACCTGCACCTGCACAAGGAAGACGGCTCCATCCGCCTGGGCCACGTCGCCCCCATCTTCGTCGCCACCGACACCGATCGACGCGCCATCGGCGTGCTCTTCGTCGGCCTGCGGGCCGAGTCCCATCTCTACCCACACATCCGGCGCTGGCCGCGTCCCAGTGCCACCGGCGAACTCGTACTGGTACGCCGCGAGGGGAATGAAATCGCCTTTCTCAACCCACTGCGCCACCACTCGGACACGGCCTTCCACCTGCGCTGGCAAGTGGCCACGGAAGAACTGCCCGCCGCCATTGCCATCCGGGCCGGCGCCCAGCCGGTCAGCATGACCGGCATCGACTACCGCGGCGTCCGCACCCTGTTTGTCGGGCGGGCCGTCCCCGGCACGTCCTGGATCCTGATAGCCAAGATGGACGAAGCGGAGGCGCTGGCCGAACTCAACCAGCTCGCCCTTACCACCGGCGGCATCATGGCTCTGACCCTGGCCGCCACCCTGGCATTCCTCAGCACCCTGTGGCATCGCCAGCGCCTCACCGCCGCCGAGGCCGAGGCCACACTGTCCCGCGCGCTGAAGGCGAGCGAGGAGCGCTATCGCATCTTCTTCCAGAATTCCCGCCTGCCCAACCTGCTCATCGATCCGGCAGATGGCCGCATCATCGACGCCAACAAGGCGGCCAGTACCTACTACGGCTACGACATCGACCAGCTGCGCACCATGAAGATCACCGCCATCAACACCCTGGCACCGGAAGACATCCGGGCCGAGATGGAACGGGCGCGCAGCGAAAACCGCAACCACTTCAACTTCCGCCACCGCCTCGCCAGTGGCGAAATCCGCGATGTCGAGGTCTACTCCGGGCCGCTCGATATCGACAGCCAGCGCCTGCTCTACTCCATCATCATCGACGTCACCGACCGCAAGCGCATGGAACGCGAACTCGAGGAGATGGCCACCACCGACGCCCTCACCGGCCTGCCCAACCGGCGCCATTTCCTCACCCGGCTGGAAGAACAGCTGGCGCGCCTCGATCGCGCGGTCACCCCCTGCGCCTCGGTGATGATGCTCGACCTGGACCACTTCAAGAAGATCAACGATACCTACGGCCATGCCGCCGGCGACGCCGTCCTGCGCCACGTGGCAAAACTGATGCGCGACAACATCCGCAAGATCGACATCCCCGGCCGCATCGGTGGCGAGGAATTCGCCATCCTGCTCCCCGGCATCGGCCCCGCCGAGGCGCGCGTCACCGCCGAACGCCTGCGCGAAACCATCGCCGCTACGCCGGTGGCCCTGGATGACGGTGAATCGCTCCTCCTGACCATCAGCATCGGCATCTCGGAAATATTGCCCACGGACAACCGCATCGACGCACCGCTGACACGCGCCGACGCGGCGCTCTATCGCGCCAAGGAAAGCGGCAGGAACCGGACGGTTGTTGCGGAGGAGATGGGGTAG
- a CDS encoding DNA-primase RepB domain-containing protein: MGRIIHQQDIIERQILAMGIARFDVATRKKSGSTLAHDGLYLTQLWGLVDLLREQNQAGHAVLIRPHGEHGMTLLGGLDNARLSKLRVEGFEPALVVQYGKDLFQAWLKHDRKLDQATSEKVAKCLAEIAGVDASISHWDSYGYLANFLIPAWVQGEEQEAYLIEDRGIVYSAAPQLLSKYCAAAS, from the coding sequence ATGGGCCGTATCATCCATCAGCAGGACATCATCGAGCGGCAGATCCTCGCCATGGGCATCGCCCGCTTCGATGTCGCCACGCGCAAGAAGAGCGGCTCCACCCTGGCCCACGACGGCCTCTATCTCACCCAGCTCTGGGGCCTGGTCGACCTGTTGCGCGAACAGAACCAGGCCGGCCACGCCGTCCTCATCCGCCCCCACGGCGAACACGGCATGACCCTGCTCGGCGGCCTCGACAACGCCCGCCTCAGCAAACTCCGCGTCGAAGGCTTCGAACCGGCCCTCGTCGTGCAATACGGCAAGGACCTGTTCCAGGCCTGGCTCAAGCACGACCGCAAGCTCGACCAGGCCACCAGCGAAAAGGTCGCCAAATGCCTCGCCGAGATCGCCGGCGTCGACGCCTCCATCTCCCACTGGGACAGCTACGGCTACCTCGCCAACTTCCTCATCCCCGCCTGGGTCCAGGGCGAGGAACAGGAGGCCTACCTGATCGAAGACCGCGGCATCGTCTACAGCGCCGCGCCGCAACTGCTGTCGAAATACTGCGCCGCAGCAAGCTGA
- a CDS encoding dihydroorotate dehydrogenase-like protein has translation MTLRTTYLGLELKNPLVPSASPLSRSLDAARRLEDAGAAALVMYSLFEEELLHEHEVMDAFLHNQSLGHAEATSFLPMHGDMPSRHERYLEQLQRLKQSLDIPVVASLNGITPGGWIDYGKALQEAGADALELNVYHVAADPETSGAEVEQRYVDLLTELRQHVSLPIAMKLSPQFSSVANMVRRLEQAGASGVSLFNRFYQPDIDLDSLRVAPQLHLSTSAESLLAMRWIAILHGQVKLTLAATGGVHTHTDALKMLLAGADVVHLCSTLLLHGPRRLADILRGMEEWLEESPYESVDQLKGMLSQRHAGDTSASAYARANYLQLLDSYLPGVGV, from the coding sequence ATGACCCTGCGTACCACCTATCTCGGTCTGGAACTGAAAAACCCTCTGGTACCCTCCGCCTCGCCGCTGTCACGCAGCCTCGATGCCGCCAGGCGGCTGGAAGATGCAGGCGCCGCGGCGCTGGTGATGTATTCGCTGTTCGAGGAAGAACTGCTGCACGAGCATGAGGTGATGGACGCCTTTCTCCACAATCAGAGCCTGGGCCATGCCGAGGCCACCAGCTTTCTGCCCATGCACGGCGACATGCCCTCCAGGCATGAACGTTATCTGGAACAGCTGCAGCGCCTGAAACAAAGCCTGGATATCCCGGTGGTCGCCAGCCTCAACGGCATCACCCCCGGCGGCTGGATCGATTACGGCAAGGCCTTGCAGGAGGCCGGTGCCGATGCCCTGGAACTGAACGTCTATCACGTCGCCGCCGATCCGGAAACAAGCGGCGCCGAGGTGGAACAGCGTTACGTGGACCTGCTCACCGAACTGCGCCAGCACGTCAGCCTCCCCATCGCCATGAAGCTGTCGCCGCAGTTCAGTTCGGTGGCCAACATGGTGCGCCGCCTGGAACAGGCCGGCGCCAGCGGTGTCAGCCTGTTCAACCGCTTCTACCAGCCGGACATCGACCTCGACAGCCTGCGCGTCGCGCCGCAACTGCACCTCTCCACCTCCGCCGAGTCCCTGCTGGCCATGCGCTGGATAGCGATCCTGCACGGCCAGGTGAAACTCACCCTCGCCGCCACCGGCGGCGTGCACACCCACACCGATGCCCTGAAGATGCTGCTCGCCGGTGCCGACGTGGTACACCTGTGCAGCACCCTGCTGCTGCACGGTCCGCGCCGCCTCGCCGACATTCTGCGCGGCATGGAGGAATGGCTGGAGGAAAGTCCGTACGAATCGGTGGATCAGCTCAAGGGCATGCTCAGCCAGCGCCACGCCGGCGACACCTCGGCCTCCGCCTACGCACGCGCCAACTACCTGCAACTGTTGGACAGCTATCTGCCGGGGGTGGGTGTTTGA
- a CDS encoding histone deacetylase family protein translates to MRTAYISHRNCLLHNMGDFHPESPERLHAIEDRLVAAHLMPLLRHYDAPRAERAQLLRVHDRGYVDDLFARAPQPGQAAVRLDPDTWLAPHTLDAALHAAGAVVLGVDLVMSGEMETAFCAIRPPGHHAERQRAMGFCFFNNVAVGAAHALAQHGLERVAILDFDAHHGNGIEDIFKDDPRVLYCSSFQHPFYPETPLADRPNLIHSRLRKGAYSEEFQQAVTEQWLPALDRFAPQLIMVSAGFDAHFEDDMSGLNLLDTDYAWVTERIMEVAVVHCASRVVSALEGGYVMNALGRSAAAHIKVLMGVH, encoded by the coding sequence CGGAACGGCTCCATGCCATCGAGGATCGCCTGGTGGCGGCGCATCTGATGCCGCTGCTGCGCCACTACGACGCACCCCGCGCCGAGCGTGCGCAGTTGTTGCGCGTCCATGACCGCGGCTATGTGGATGACCTGTTCGCCCGCGCCCCGCAGCCCGGCCAGGCCGCGGTGAGGCTCGACCCGGACACCTGGCTCGCCCCGCACACCCTGGACGCCGCCCTGCATGCCGCCGGCGCCGTCGTCCTCGGTGTCGACCTCGTCATGAGCGGCGAGATGGAAACCGCCTTCTGCGCCATCCGCCCCCCCGGTCACCACGCCGAGCGCCAGCGTGCCATGGGCTTCTGCTTCTTCAACAACGTTGCCGTCGGCGCCGCCCATGCCCTGGCACAGCACGGCCTGGAACGCGTCGCCATCCTCGATTTCGATGCCCACCACGGCAACGGCATCGAGGACATCTTCAAGGACGACCCGCGCGTGCTGTACTGCTCCAGCTTCCAGCACCCCTTTTACCCGGAAACGCCGCTGGCCGATCGCCCCAACCTCATCCACAGCAGGCTGCGCAAAGGTGCCTACAGCGAGGAGTTCCAGCAGGCCGTGACGGAACAGTGGCTGCCTGCGCTGGATCGCTTCGCGCCACAGCTCATCATGGTCTCCGCCGGCTTCGACGCCCACTTCGAAGACGACATGTCCGGACTCAACCTGCTCGACACCGACTATGCCTGGGTCACCGAGCGCATCATGGAGGTGGCCGTCGTGCACTGCGCCAGCCGCGTCGTCTCGGCGCTGGAAGGCGGCTACGTGATGAACGCCCTTGGCCGCAGCGCCGCGGCGCATATCAAGGTGCTGATGGGGGTGCATTGA